CGGAGCGCCCCAAGCGCACAGTGTTAAGTTCGGCATCGGACACCCGCACGCCGGCCGGGTACTCGTTGTTATCGACTTGGCGCCTCACTCTAAGGCCGGCGGCCGTGGTTGCGGTGGCCGTTAAGCTGTCGCCA
Above is a window of Desulfotomaculum sp. DNA encoding:
- a CDS encoding ISAzo13 family transposase, translating into GDSLTATATTAAGLRVRRQVDNNEYPAGVRVSDAELNTVRLGRSEFHGDWNYAILAQEQL